The following are from one region of the Stigmatella ashevillena genome:
- a CDS encoding AI-2E family transporter, translated as MRGAVLQRQSEATVAEGGPTGWQKSQVTLRTTFTVGFSVLAMVVLAVLVMKTRVALTLTGIATLLALALEHGVSLLERKGLRRGLAIAGVMVSVLAFVGCLGMLLVPAAMTQGEALLTQLPALMEEVRSFRLFRMLSKHFGALMQFGGNVAASGAVAAPPAGTLSLTPLLEAIGGAVSVMGGVVTIFFLVVFMLAFGKGMPRWLVEQLPVAHRQRYERVMLKVYQATGGYLSGLSLICTINATLTTTVLAVLGLPFFLPLGIVSGFSSMVPYAGPVVAGGFITLLTWVTGGWFKGMVVLIYFLIYGQLEGNVLAPLVFRRTVHVNPLLTLLAVLFCVELAGIIGAMVAVPVVATVQIIVRELLQLRQERNTSPLV; from the coding sequence ATACGCGGGGCGGTGCTCCAGCGGCAAAGCGAGGCGACGGTGGCAGAGGGCGGGCCGACAGGTTGGCAGAAATCCCAGGTGACGCTCCGGACAACATTCACCGTGGGCTTCTCCGTGCTGGCGATGGTGGTACTCGCAGTCCTGGTGATGAAGACGCGGGTGGCGCTGACGCTCACGGGCATTGCCACACTCCTGGCCCTGGCGCTGGAACACGGCGTGTCCCTGCTGGAGCGCAAGGGGCTGCGGCGCGGGCTCGCCATCGCCGGGGTGATGGTCTCGGTCCTGGCCTTCGTGGGGTGCTTGGGGATGCTGCTGGTCCCAGCGGCGATGACCCAGGGGGAGGCCCTGCTGACCCAGCTGCCCGCGTTGATGGAGGAGGTGCGCTCCTTCCGGCTGTTCCGGATGCTGAGCAAGCACTTCGGCGCGCTGATGCAGTTTGGAGGCAATGTGGCCGCGTCGGGCGCCGTGGCCGCGCCTCCCGCCGGGACGCTGTCGCTCACCCCGTTGCTGGAGGCCATTGGCGGGGCGGTGAGTGTGATGGGCGGCGTGGTCACCATCTTCTTCCTGGTGGTGTTCATGCTGGCGTTCGGCAAGGGGATGCCGCGCTGGCTCGTGGAGCAGCTGCCCGTGGCGCACCGCCAGCGCTACGAGCGGGTCATGCTCAAGGTGTACCAAGCCACGGGCGGCTACCTGTCGGGGCTGTCGCTCATCTGTACGATCAACGCCACGCTCACCACCACGGTGCTGGCGGTGCTGGGGCTGCCCTTCTTCCTGCCGCTGGGCATCGTCAGTGGCTTCTCCAGCATGGTGCCCTACGCGGGGCCGGTGGTGGCGGGCGGCTTCATCACGCTGCTGACCTGGGTGACGGGCGGGTGGTTCAAGGGGATGGTGGTGCTCATCTACTTCCTCATCTATGGCCAGTTGGAAGGCAACGTGCTGGCGCCGCTGGTGTTCCGGCGCACGGTGCACGTCAACCCGCTGCTCACGTTGCTGGCGGTGCTGTTCTGTGTCGAGCTGGCCGGCATCATTGGCGCGATGGTGGCGGTCCCGGTCGTGGCCACCGTGCAGATCATCGTCCGGGAGTTGCTCCAACTGCGCCAGGAGCGCAACACGAGCCCCCTGGTCTGA
- a CDS encoding DedA family protein — MDHGLPSLLLTHGSYALLFVLLMAGGVGLPLPEDIVLLTGGALAHLGVVKLPVVIGVCFAGVLSGDLLLFHTARKLGPGIYEKRWMKALLTPERRARIAALYTRFGGRVIFLGRYMFVLRVPIFAMAAVQGVKARTFLLWDALALSLSAPLLVGLGYLFSHSIDRVAAGLGHAEHMLAIAVVGLLAGVILVRTLRARRAG; from the coding sequence ATGGATCACGGATTGCCCAGCCTTCTGCTCACCCACGGCTCGTATGCGCTGCTATTCGTGCTGTTGATGGCCGGAGGGGTGGGGCTGCCGCTCCCAGAAGACATCGTGCTCCTGACGGGCGGAGCCCTGGCGCACCTGGGCGTGGTGAAGTTGCCGGTGGTCATCGGGGTGTGCTTCGCCGGGGTGCTCAGTGGGGATCTGCTGCTGTTCCACACGGCCCGGAAGCTGGGGCCCGGCATCTACGAGAAGCGCTGGATGAAGGCGCTGCTCACGCCCGAGCGCCGCGCCCGCATCGCCGCGCTCTACACGCGCTTCGGCGGTCGGGTCATTTTCCTGGGCCGGTACATGTTCGTGCTGCGGGTGCCCATCTTCGCGATGGCGGCGGTGCAAGGGGTGAAGGCGCGCACGTTCCTGCTCTGGGATGCGCTGGCCCTGAGCCTCAGCGCGCCGCTGCTGGTGGGCCTCGGCTACCTCTTTTCCCACAGCATCGACCGCGTGGCCGCGGGGTTGGGACACGCCGAGCACATGCTGGCCATCGCGGTCGTGGGCCTCCTTGCGGGCGTCATCCTCGTGCGCACGCTGCGGGCCCGCCGCGCGGGCTGA
- a CDS encoding peptidoglycan recognition protein family protein, translating to MTIQRTSASTAQRAVASTTAASVSAPPAGLSKGDTGPNVKKLQDALVKTGYMTRAQVNTGYGTFGPKTEAAVKKFQADKKLPTTGYYGDLTHAALKKALAGGVEGPTKPTPTKPGTFAKPPVTSAPSPNFNERGGKDIDTIVLHHTASNNGAGDLAHMRNPASEVSAHYMVDRDGKIYQLVNDSKRAWHAGKSELHGVPTDVNSRSIGIEIVNDGSGKTAFTEAQYKSLTQLVGYLKQEHGVPMNNIVGHKDVAVPKGRKNDPASNFDWNRVRAGIS from the coding sequence ATGACCATCCAGCGCACCTCTGCCTCCACCGCCCAGCGGGCCGTTGCCTCCACCACCGCAGCCTCCGTGTCCGCCCCCCCGGCGGGCCTGAGCAAGGGAGACACCGGGCCCAACGTCAAAAAGCTCCAGGATGCGCTGGTGAAGACCGGCTACATGACCCGGGCCCAGGTCAACACGGGCTACGGCACCTTCGGTCCCAAGACGGAGGCGGCGGTCAAGAAGTTCCAGGCCGACAAGAAGCTGCCCACCACGGGCTACTATGGAGACCTCACCCACGCCGCCCTGAAGAAGGCGCTCGCGGGAGGGGTGGAGGGCCCCACCAAGCCCACGCCCACCAAGCCGGGCACCTTCGCCAAGCCGCCCGTCACCAGCGCGCCTTCCCCCAACTTCAATGAGCGGGGCGGCAAGGACATCGACACCATCGTTCTGCACCACACCGCCTCCAACAACGGCGCGGGCGATCTGGCGCACATGCGCAACCCCGCCAGCGAGGTGTCGGCGCACTACATGGTCGACCGCGACGGAAAGATTTATCAGCTGGTCAATGACAGCAAGCGCGCCTGGCACGCGGGCAAGAGCGAGCTGCACGGCGTACCCACGGACGTGAATAGCCGCTCCATCGGCATCGAGATCGTCAACGACGGCAGCGGCAAGACGGCCTTCACCGAGGCCCAGTACAAGTCGCTCACCCAGCTCGTCGGCTACCTCAAGCAGGAGCACGGTGTGCCGATGAACAACATCGTCGGCCATAAGGACGTGGCCGTTCCCAAGGGTCGCAAGAACGACCCGGCCTCCAACTTCGACTGGAACCGGGTACGCGCGGGCATCTCCTGA
- a CDS encoding TolC family protein has product MTLEQAVALALERSPVLVSLQADVARAQAQAQGDSRFFQSNPELSAAVGPRLREGNNSLELGLGLSQRVEIFGQPSARKGAARAFVSASEARLRARRVELVAEVRTAFARARAAAQEVRLAEDARTLAAEALTAAVERLEAGAASRLEVNTARVESGRAAREYNRAIRRHAAALSELSLLIGLDETAEPQFQEARLPDNSPALSLPVLLEQALRARADIQAARAELEASQAQQRLSQREALPSPRLGATYSREEDAHIIQGTLAIDLPAFNRNQAARGSTAAQVTEATRTLEAVERMARAEVKLALVRYQTAEDSLRIFGEDAQKALQENLALATEGYRAGKMDFLELLVIRRETLEARRDHIEALEEFDTAQAQLQRVIGSLP; this is encoded by the coding sequence TTGACGCTCGAACAGGCCGTTGCGCTGGCCCTCGAACGGAGCCCCGTCCTCGTCTCCCTGCAAGCCGACGTCGCCCGGGCCCAGGCGCAGGCACAAGGGGACTCTCGGTTCTTTCAATCCAACCCCGAACTCTCCGCGGCGGTCGGCCCCCGTCTGCGGGAAGGCAACAACAGCCTGGAGCTGGGATTGGGGCTCAGCCAGCGTGTGGAAATCTTCGGACAGCCTTCCGCCCGGAAGGGGGCTGCCCGAGCCTTCGTCTCCGCGAGTGAGGCCCGCCTGCGGGCCCGCCGCGTCGAACTCGTGGCCGAGGTCCGCACGGCCTTTGCCCGAGCCCGGGCCGCGGCCCAGGAGGTGCGCCTCGCCGAGGATGCCCGGACGTTGGCCGCCGAGGCGCTGACCGCGGCGGTGGAGCGCCTGGAGGCCGGAGCCGCCTCGCGCCTGGAGGTAAACACAGCCCGGGTCGAGTCAGGCCGGGCCGCCCGCGAGTACAACCGCGCCATCCGCCGTCACGCGGCCGCCCTCAGTGAGCTGAGTCTCCTGATAGGTCTCGATGAGACCGCGGAGCCCCAATTCCAGGAAGCACGCCTCCCGGACAACTCCCCGGCATTGTCTCTCCCGGTGCTGCTCGAACAGGCGCTCCGAGCTCGAGCGGACATCCAGGCCGCGCGCGCGGAGCTGGAAGCCAGCCAGGCTCAGCAGCGCTTGAGTCAGAGAGAGGCCCTGCCCAGTCCCCGCCTCGGCGCCACCTACAGCCGCGAGGAGGATGCCCACATCATCCAAGGCACCCTGGCCATCGACCTTCCTGCCTTCAACCGCAACCAAGCCGCGCGCGGGAGCACGGCCGCCCAGGTCACCGAGGCGACTCGTACCCTGGAAGCAGTGGAGCGCATGGCGCGTGCGGAGGTGAAGCTGGCGCTCGTGCGCTACCAGACCGCCGAGGATTCCCTGCGCATCTTCGGCGAGGACGCCCAGAAGGCGCTTCAAGAGAACCTGGCGCTGGCCACGGAGGGCTACCGCGCCGGCAAGATGGACTTCCTCGAACTGCTCGTCATCCGGAGGGAGACGCTCGAAGCGCGGCGAGACCACATCGAAGCCCTCGAGGAGTTCGACACCGCGCAGGCCCAACTTCAGCGAGTCATTGGGAGCCTTCCATGA
- a CDS encoding efflux RND transporter periplasmic adaptor subunit, with amino-acid sequence MRAFALLPLLWGLVLAEGCKKETPPAASPAEDSHEDGHGHEGEAPHAKAITLTPEAVSNARLQTAEVQRKPLAVGLTVPARLAFPQRGVAQVAARVPGRIASIEVDLGDRVKKGQVLGYLESPDLGRARADYLAATMKAQVAAENFRREKELFAKGITSEREMREAEGDYVTIEADRNAADARLHALSLTDQEINALRANEHYSSRFPARSPLDGTVVEIPVTVGQEVGGTTPLFTVGDLSTLWALLDVSEAQLSTVQLGQSVDLAVQALRGKHFQGKVAYIGDIVDEKTRTTPVRVVLPNTEGNLKPGMFATAEISTGGTSQNGASPERLVVPREAVQQMADEQVVFVPKGPNQFQAVEVTTGASSATEIEILEGLEPGAAVVTQGAFILKSELSKESMGEGHSH; translated from the coding sequence ATGAGAGCCTTTGCCTTGCTGCCGTTGCTGTGGGGGCTCGTCCTCGCGGAAGGATGCAAGAAGGAGACGCCCCCCGCTGCCAGCCCCGCGGAGGATTCCCACGAAGACGGCCATGGCCACGAGGGAGAAGCGCCGCACGCGAAGGCCATCACCCTGACGCCGGAGGCCGTGAGCAACGCGCGCCTGCAGACCGCCGAGGTCCAACGCAAGCCGCTCGCCGTGGGCCTCACCGTCCCGGCCCGACTGGCCTTCCCCCAGCGAGGCGTGGCCCAGGTGGCCGCCCGGGTGCCTGGACGAATCGCCAGCATCGAGGTGGACCTGGGAGATCGCGTCAAGAAGGGCCAGGTCCTCGGCTACTTGGAGAGCCCAGACCTGGGCCGGGCGCGCGCGGACTACCTCGCGGCCACCATGAAGGCCCAGGTGGCCGCAGAGAACTTCCGCCGCGAGAAGGAGCTGTTCGCCAAGGGCATCACCAGCGAGCGGGAGATGCGCGAGGCCGAGGGTGACTACGTCACCATCGAGGCGGACCGCAACGCCGCCGATGCCCGGCTGCATGCGCTGAGCCTCACCGATCAGGAGATCAACGCGCTCCGGGCGAACGAGCACTACAGCAGCCGCTTCCCGGCGCGCAGCCCGCTCGATGGCACCGTGGTCGAGATTCCCGTCACCGTGGGGCAGGAAGTGGGGGGCACCACGCCGCTCTTCACCGTGGGGGATCTCTCCACGCTCTGGGCGCTTCTAGACGTCTCCGAGGCGCAGCTGTCGACCGTCCAGTTGGGCCAGTCCGTGGACCTCGCCGTCCAGGCGCTGCGGGGCAAGCACTTCCAGGGGAAGGTGGCTTACATCGGCGACATCGTGGACGAGAAGACGCGCACCACCCCCGTGCGCGTCGTGCTGCCCAACACCGAGGGCAACCTCAAGCCTGGGATGTTCGCCACCGCGGAGATCAGCACCGGGGGCACCTCTCAGAATGGGGCCAGCCCGGAGCGGCTCGTCGTCCCTCGCGAGGCCGTTCAACAGATGGCCGATGAACAGGTCGTCTTCGTTCCGAAAGGCCCGAACCAGTTCCAGGCGGTGGAAGTCACAACAGGCGCCTCGTCCGCCACGGAGATCGAAATCCTCGAGGGCCTCGAACCGGGCGCCGCCGTGGTGACGCAAGGCGCCTTCATCCTCAAGTCCGAACTCTCCAAGGAGAGCATGGGCGAAGGCCACTCCCACTAA
- a CDS encoding efflux RND transporter permease subunit, whose amino-acid sequence MFDQLIHFSIKNRVLVFVLSAALVALGLRALSQLPIDAVPDVTNVQVQVLTSAPGLGPVEVERFITVPIETAMGGLPHTEELRSVSKFGLSVVTIAFEDGTDIYFARQLVSERLQEARENIPEGYGNPEMGPTASGLGEIYQFEVRGEGKSPMELREILEWQLIPRLRAVPGVVEVNSFGGELKTYEVQLDPARMTAYGLPLQQVFEALERNNANAGGAYIARGPEQVLIRGEGLVETLEDIGHIVVATSSKGVPVYVRDIAEVKYAPLVRQGAVTRDGRGEAVTGIVMMRIGENSRTVVNHVKEAVERIRPTLPPGVTIDTFYDRTELVRKTVQTVSTNLLEGGLLVIVVLFLMLRNLRAGLLVASIIPMCMLAAFIGMRELGISGNLMSLGAIDFGLIVDGALIIVENAVRHIAEENHRLGRALTPVERDEVVSRSAVEIRGAAAFGEIIIGIVYLPVLALSGIEGKMFAPMAITVLCALAAAFVFSLTLVPALASVVLPLQVTEKESVIVSGARKLYEPALRQCMAHRKEVVGGALGVLVASLALVPFLGAEFMPRLDEGALALQAWRVPSVSLEESLRQTTLIEKVLRRFPEVRTVVSKTGRAEIATDPMGVEISDIFVMLKPSDEWTTGHDRDALIAAFDAALKKEVPGSLFSYSQPIELRVSELISGVRSDVALKLYGEDLEVLKRTGDKLAAVLARVPGAADVKAEQIAGLPVARVRVDRQAISRYGINARDVLDAIETLGGKQVGTVLEGQKRFALQVRFAPGARRHVEQLGSIQVTSPTGQLVPLSQIARIEVDEGPAQVSRENLQRRLTIEANVRGRDIQGFVSDAQAAIAREVPLPPGYWLDWGGQFENLQTASTRLAVVVPFTLLLIFLLLYLTFQAARPALLIYLNIPFAVTGGVLALGVRGMPLSISAAVGFIALFGVAVLNGLVLVSAIRRMRQEGQTPEKAAHDAAHLRLRPVLTTALVASLGFIPMALSTGAGAEVQKPLATVVIGGLLSSTLLTLLVLPTVYAWFDKGLPVPQNSRNAPSPKVEAASARF is encoded by the coding sequence ATGTTCGATCAGCTCATCCATTTTTCGATCAAGAACCGTGTCCTCGTCTTCGTGCTGTCCGCGGCCCTCGTGGCCTTGGGGCTGCGGGCCTTGAGCCAGCTTCCCATCGACGCGGTCCCCGATGTCACCAACGTGCAGGTGCAGGTGCTCACCTCCGCGCCCGGGCTCGGCCCCGTGGAGGTGGAGCGCTTCATCACCGTCCCCATCGAAACGGCGATGGGCGGCCTGCCCCACACGGAGGAGCTCCGCTCCGTCTCCAAGTTCGGCCTGTCCGTCGTCACCATCGCCTTCGAGGACGGCACGGACATCTACTTCGCCCGTCAGCTCGTGAGCGAGCGGCTCCAGGAGGCCCGGGAGAACATCCCCGAGGGCTACGGCAACCCCGAGATGGGCCCCACCGCCTCGGGCCTGGGAGAAATCTACCAGTTCGAGGTCCGGGGCGAGGGCAAGAGCCCCATGGAGCTGCGGGAGATTCTGGAGTGGCAGCTCATCCCCCGGCTGCGCGCGGTGCCGGGAGTCGTGGAAGTGAACTCCTTCGGCGGCGAGCTGAAGACCTACGAAGTCCAACTCGATCCGGCGCGCATGACGGCCTATGGCTTGCCGCTCCAGCAGGTCTTCGAGGCCTTGGAGCGCAACAACGCCAACGCGGGCGGGGCCTACATCGCCCGGGGGCCGGAGCAGGTGCTCATCCGGGGAGAGGGGCTGGTCGAAACGCTGGAGGACATCGGCCACATCGTCGTCGCCACGTCGTCCAAGGGTGTCCCCGTCTACGTGCGGGACATCGCCGAGGTGAAGTACGCCCCGCTCGTGCGCCAGGGAGCCGTCACGCGCGATGGACGCGGCGAAGCCGTCACGGGCATCGTGATGATGCGCATCGGGGAGAACTCCCGCACCGTCGTCAACCACGTGAAGGAGGCCGTGGAGCGCATCCGCCCCACCCTGCCACCCGGCGTGACCATCGACACGTTCTATGACCGCACGGAGCTGGTGAGGAAGACCGTGCAGACGGTGTCCACGAACCTGCTGGAGGGCGGGCTCCTGGTCATCGTGGTGCTCTTCTTGATGCTGCGCAACCTGCGCGCGGGCCTGCTCGTCGCGAGCATCATTCCGATGTGCATGCTGGCCGCCTTCATCGGCATGCGAGAGCTGGGCATCTCGGGCAATCTCATGTCCCTGGGCGCCATCGACTTCGGCCTCATCGTGGACGGCGCGCTCATCATCGTGGAGAACGCGGTGCGCCACATCGCGGAGGAGAACCACCGGCTCGGCCGCGCGCTCACCCCCGTGGAGCGGGACGAGGTGGTCTCCCGCTCGGCGGTGGAGATCCGCGGAGCAGCGGCCTTCGGGGAGATCATCATCGGCATCGTCTACCTGCCGGTGCTCGCGCTCTCGGGCATCGAGGGGAAGATGTTCGCGCCGATGGCCATCACCGTCCTGTGCGCCCTGGCAGCCGCCTTCGTCTTCTCGCTCACCTTGGTTCCGGCGCTTGCCTCGGTGGTCCTCCCGCTCCAGGTGACGGAGAAGGAGAGCGTCATCGTCTCGGGTGCCCGGAAGCTCTACGAGCCGGCCTTGCGCCAGTGCATGGCGCACCGCAAGGAGGTGGTGGGAGGAGCCCTCGGCGTGCTCGTGGCCAGCCTGGCCCTCGTCCCATTCCTCGGAGCGGAGTTCATGCCCCGGCTGGACGAAGGGGCCCTGGCCCTCCAGGCCTGGCGGGTGCCCTCGGTGTCCCTGGAAGAGTCCTTGCGGCAGACCACCCTCATCGAGAAGGTGCTCCGGCGCTTTCCCGAGGTGCGCACGGTCGTCTCCAAGACAGGCCGCGCGGAGATCGCCACGGACCCCATGGGCGTGGAGATCAGCGACATCTTCGTGATGCTCAAGCCCTCCGACGAATGGACGACGGGCCACGACCGGGATGCGCTCATCGCCGCCTTCGATGCGGCCCTGAAGAAGGAGGTTCCTGGCAGCCTCTTCTCCTACTCGCAGCCCATCGAGCTGCGGGTGAGCGAACTCATCTCTGGGGTGCGCTCGGACGTGGCGCTCAAGCTGTACGGAGAGGACCTGGAGGTCCTCAAACGCACGGGGGACAAGCTCGCCGCGGTTCTGGCCCGGGTTCCCGGCGCCGCGGACGTGAAGGCCGAGCAGATCGCCGGGCTGCCCGTGGCGCGCGTCCGGGTGGACCGGCAGGCCATCTCCCGCTACGGCATCAACGCCCGGGACGTGCTCGACGCCATCGAGACGCTGGGCGGCAAGCAAGTGGGCACGGTGCTGGAGGGACAGAAGCGCTTCGCCCTCCAGGTGCGCTTCGCCCCGGGAGCCCGCCGACACGTGGAGCAACTGGGAAGCATCCAGGTCACCAGCCCCACGGGGCAACTCGTTCCCCTGTCCCAGATCGCGAGGATCGAGGTCGATGAGGGGCCCGCGCAGGTGAGCCGCGAGAACCTCCAGCGCCGCCTCACCATCGAGGCCAACGTGCGAGGGCGGGACATCCAGGGCTTCGTCAGCGATGCGCAGGCGGCCATCGCACGGGAGGTGCCGCTGCCACCGGGCTACTGGCTGGACTGGGGAGGGCAGTTCGAGAACCTCCAGACGGCCAGCACCCGGCTCGCGGTGGTGGTGCCCTTCACCCTCCTGCTCATCTTCCTGCTGCTGTACCTCACGTTCCAGGCCGCGAGGCCCGCGCTCCTTATCTACCTCAACATCCCCTTCGCGGTGACGGGGGGCGTGCTGGCGCTGGGGGTGCGCGGCATGCCGCTGTCCATCTCGGCGGCGGTGGGCTTCATCGCCCTGTTCGGGGTGGCGGTGCTCAACGGACTGGTGCTGGTGTCCGCCATCCGCCGGATGCGCCAGGAGGGCCAGACACCCGAGAAGGCAGCGCATGACGCAGCGCATCTCCGGCTTCGGCCTGTCCTCACCACGGCGCTCGTGGCCAGCCTGGGCTTCATCCCCATGGCCCTGTCCACTGGGGCCGGCGCCGAGGTGCAGAAGCCCCTGGCCACGGTCGTCATTGGAGGCCTGCTCAGCTCCACCCTGCTCACGCTGCTGGTGCTGCCCACCGTCTATGCCTGGTTCGACAAGGGGCTGCCAGTGCCACAGAACTCGCGCAACGCTCCTTCTCCTAAGGTAGAAGCGGCGTCCGCTCGATTCTGA
- a CDS encoding NADP-dependent malic enzyme: MDDDFRKAALDYHRLPRPGKLAIEPTKRMATQRDLGLAYSPGVAAACEAIVADPEAARDLTARGNLVAVITNGTAVLGLGNIGALAGKPVMEGKAVLFKKFAGIDVFDLEVNASEPDRFCDVVASLEPTFGGINLEDIKAPECFVIERTLRERMKIPVFHDDQHGTAIVCAAAIRNGLLLQGKKLEEIKLVTSGAGAAALACVDLLVEMGLPVENVTLTDIKGVVHSERGDPMAPNMARYARRTEARILPDVLGGADVFLGLSAPRVLKAEWLPLLAPKPLILALANPEPEIRPDVVRAARPDAIVASGRSDFANQVNNVLCFPFVFRGALDVGATEINEAMKRAAAEAIAELARAEASEVVAAAYGGAAPVFGPQYIIPKPFDPRLILKIAPAVAKAAMDSGVARRPIADFDAYHRELELFVYRSGQLMRPVFEVARRAPGRVVYAEGEDERVLRAVQTVVDERIAQPVLIGRRAAIEAKVKELGLRLDVSRHVRVLDPNEDAAVFDPLIHRYQHLVGRRGVPPEAAARRVARRPTVTAAMLLEGGEVDAALCGGNGDWGRQMSEVLPIISKREGVSRIYALSCLILPKGALFFCDTHVNVDPTAEQVAEMTLMAADAVRRFGLSPKAALLSHSSFGASNSQSARKMRLALKLIRARAPELELDGEMHADAALSDALRNRLVSDSPLTGSANLLVMPTLDAANISMTLLSAATEALLVGPMLLGMSKPLHVLVPRVTARGIVNMTALAVAQMQQKA, encoded by the coding sequence ATGGACGACGACTTCCGCAAAGCAGCGCTCGACTACCACCGCCTTCCCCGGCCGGGAAAGCTGGCCATCGAGCCCACCAAGCGCATGGCGACCCAGCGAGACCTGGGATTGGCCTACTCCCCGGGCGTCGCGGCGGCGTGCGAGGCCATCGTCGCGGATCCCGAGGCGGCCCGCGACCTCACCGCGCGCGGCAACCTGGTCGCGGTCATCACCAACGGCACGGCCGTGCTGGGGCTGGGCAACATCGGCGCGCTGGCCGGCAAGCCGGTGATGGAGGGCAAGGCGGTCCTCTTCAAGAAGTTCGCTGGCATCGATGTCTTCGATCTCGAGGTGAACGCGAGCGAGCCGGACCGCTTCTGCGACGTGGTCGCCTCGCTCGAGCCCACCTTCGGTGGCATCAACCTGGAGGACATCAAGGCCCCAGAGTGCTTCGTCATCGAGCGCACGCTGCGCGAGCGGATGAAGATTCCGGTCTTCCATGACGACCAGCACGGCACCGCCATCGTCTGCGCGGCGGCCATCCGCAACGGCCTCCTGCTCCAGGGCAAAAAGCTGGAGGAGATCAAGCTCGTCACCTCCGGCGCGGGGGCCGCGGCGCTGGCGTGCGTCGACCTGCTCGTGGAGATGGGCCTCCCTGTCGAAAACGTGACGCTGACCGACATCAAGGGCGTGGTCCACTCCGAGCGAGGGGACCCGATGGCGCCGAACATGGCCCGCTACGCGCGGCGCACCGAGGCGCGCATCCTCCCTGACGTGCTGGGCGGAGCAGACGTGTTCCTCGGCCTGTCCGCGCCCCGCGTGCTCAAGGCCGAGTGGCTTCCGCTGCTCGCGCCCAAGCCGTTGATCCTCGCGCTCGCCAACCCCGAGCCAGAGATCCGTCCCGACGTGGTCCGGGCCGCACGCCCGGATGCCATCGTGGCCTCGGGACGTTCGGACTTCGCCAATCAGGTCAACAACGTGCTGTGCTTCCCCTTCGTCTTCCGGGGTGCGCTGGACGTGGGGGCCACGGAGATCAACGAGGCGATGAAGCGGGCCGCCGCCGAGGCCATCGCCGAGCTTGCCCGCGCGGAGGCCAGCGAGGTGGTGGCAGCCGCCTACGGCGGGGCCGCGCCCGTGTTCGGGCCGCAGTACATCATCCCCAAGCCCTTTGACCCGCGGTTGATCCTGAAGATCGCTCCCGCGGTGGCCAAAGCGGCCATGGACTCGGGCGTGGCGCGGCGTCCCATCGCGGATTTCGACGCCTACCACCGGGAGCTGGAGCTGTTCGTCTACCGCTCGGGCCAGCTGATGCGGCCGGTGTTCGAGGTCGCCCGCCGGGCGCCGGGGCGCGTCGTCTACGCCGAGGGCGAGGACGAGCGCGTGCTGCGTGCGGTGCAGACCGTCGTGGATGAGCGCATCGCCCAGCCGGTGCTGATCGGCCGACGTGCGGCCATCGAAGCCAAAGTGAAGGAACTGGGCCTGCGGCTCGACGTGAGCCGCCATGTGCGTGTGCTGGATCCCAATGAAGACGCGGCGGTCTTCGATCCGCTGATCCACCGCTATCAGCACCTCGTCGGCCGTCGGGGCGTGCCGCCCGAAGCCGCCGCCCGGCGTGTGGCGCGCAGGCCCACGGTGACGGCGGCAATGCTACTGGAGGGGGGCGAGGTCGATGCGGCCCTCTGTGGGGGCAATGGCGACTGGGGACGGCAGATGAGCGAAGTGCTGCCCATCATCTCCAAGCGCGAAGGCGTGAGCCGCATCTATGCGCTCTCCTGCCTCATTCTCCCCAAGGGCGCGCTGTTCTTCTGCGACACCCACGTCAACGTCGATCCCACGGCCGAGCAGGTGGCGGAGATGACGCTCATGGCCGCCGACGCCGTGCGCCGCTTCGGGCTCTCGCCGAAGGCCGCGCTGCTGTCGCACTCCAGCTTCGGGGCCAGCAATTCGCAGAGCGCACGCAAGATGCGCCTGGCCCTGAAGCTGATCCGGGCACGGGCGCCGGAGTTGGAGCTCGACGGTGAGATGCACGCAGACGCAGCGCTCAGCGATGCCCTCCGGAACCGCCTCGTCTCGGACAGTCCCCTGACGGGCTCGGCCAACCTGCTGGTCATGCCCACCCTGGACGCGGCCAACATCAGCATGACGCTGCTGTCCGCCGCCACCGAGGCGCTGCTGGTGGGACCGATGCTGCTCGGCATGTCCAAGCCCCTCCATGTCCTCGTGCCCCGCGTCACCGCGCGCGGCATCGTCAACATGACGGCCCTGGCCGTGGCCCAAATGCAGCAGAAAGCCTGA